The following coding sequences are from one Pseudonocardia sp. EC080619-01 window:
- a CDS encoding N-acetyltransferase → MLDDGGAGPGGYLVLAAPRGPEPGVELHRLVLAADRHGTGLGRAVLHTALTLAGAPGGPGAGPPVAVDPAWTPPGWVAAGRLWLEVAPDNTAALALYRAAGLVTETSLPSVPGDPGSPPVRLVLSCG, encoded by the coding sequence GTGCTCGACGACGGCGGTGCGGGTCCCGGCGGCTACCTCGTCCTGGCGGCCCCGCGCGGCCCGGAGCCGGGCGTGGAGCTGCACCGGCTCGTGCTGGCCGCGGACCGGCACGGCACCGGGCTGGGCCGGGCTGTCCTGCACACCGCGCTGACGCTGGCCGGGGCACCGGGCGGGCCCGGTGCCGGGCCCCCGGTCGCCGTCGATCCCGCCTGGACACCGCCGGGCTGGGTGGCGGCCGGACGGCTCTGGCTCGAGGTGGCCCCGGACAACACGGCCGCGCTGGCGCTCTACCGCGCGGCCGGGCTGGTCACCGAGACGAGCCTGCCGTCGGTGCCGGGCGATCCCGGCTCGCCGCCGGTCCGGCTGGTGCTCTCCTGCGGCTGA